The following coding sequences lie in one Anomalospiza imberbis isolate Cuckoo-Finch-1a 21T00152 chromosome 17, ASM3175350v1, whole genome shotgun sequence genomic window:
- the TOP1 gene encoding DNA topoisomerase 1, with amino-acid sequence MSGDQLHNDSQIEADFRANDSHKHKDKHKDREHRHKEHKKDKEKDREKSKHSNSEHKDSSEKKHKDKEKTKHKDGSSEKHKDKHKDKDKEKRKEEKMKSSSGDIKIKKEKENGFSSPPRIKDEPDDDGFYASPKEDSKPLKRPREDDDADYKPKKIKTEDIKKAKKRKQEEEEDSKAKKVKSKDKKVPEADKRKKPKKEEEQKWKWWEEERYPEGIKWKFLEHKGPVFAPPYEPLPENVKFYYDGKVMKLSTKAEEVATFFAKMLDHEYTTKEIFRKNFFKDWRKEMTSEEKSTITNLSKCDFTHMSQYFKAQSEARKQMSKEEKQKIKEENERLLKEYGYCVMDNHKERIANFKIEPPGLFRGRGNHPKMGMLKRRIMPEDIIINCSKDSKIPAPPPGHKWKEVRHDNKVTWLVSWTENIQGSIKYIMLNPSSRIKGEKDWQKYETARRLKKCVDKIRNQYREDWKSKEMKVRQRAVALYFIDKLALRAGNEKEEGETADTVGCCSLRVEHIKLHPELDGQEYVVEFDFLGKDSIRYYNKVPVEKRVFKNLQLFMENKQPEDDLFDRLNTSILNKHLQDLMEGLTAKVFRTYNASITLQQQLKELTNPDDNIPAKILSYNRANRAVAILCNHQRAPPKTFEKSMMNLQSKIDAKKEQLADARRELKSAKADAKVRRDEKSKKTVESKKKAVQRIEEQLMKLEVQATDREENKQIALGTSKLNYLDPRISVAWCKKWGIPIEKIYNKTQREKFAWAIDMAEEDYEF; translated from the exons ATTCTCACAAACACAAAGATAAACACAAAGACCGAGAACACCGGCACAAAGAGCACAAGAAGGACAAGGAAAAAGACCGGGAAAAGTCCAAGCACAGTAATAG TGAGCACAAAGATTCCTCggaaaagaaacacaaagacaaggagaaaaccaaacacaaagATGGCAGCTCAGAGAAACACAAAGACAAACACAAAGATAAAGAcaaggagaagagaaaggaagagaag atGAAATCATCTTCTGgtgatataaaaataaagaaggaaaaggaaaatggttTTTCCAG TCCACCACGTATTAAAGATGAACCAGATGATGATGGGTTTTATGCATCTCCTAAAGAGGACTCCAAACCCCTGAAGAGACCTCGAGAGGATGATGA TGCTGACTACAAACccaagaaaatcaaaacagaagacatcaagaaagcaaagaaaaggaaacaagaggaagaagag GACAGCAAAGCAAAGAAAGTTAAGAGCAAAGATAAGAAAGTCCCTGAAGCAGACAAAAGAAAGAAGCCGAAAAAAGAAGAGGAGCAAAAATGGAAATG gtggGAAGAAGAGCGCTACCCTGAAGGCATTAAATGGAAGTTCCTAGAGCACAAAGGTCCTGTATTTGCTCCACCATATGAACCTCTGCCTGAAAATGTCAAGTTTTATTATGATG GTAAAGTCATGAAGCTGAGTACCAAAGCAGAAGAAGTTGCCACATTCTTTGCAAAAATGCTTGATCATGAGTACACTACAAAGGAGATCTTCAGGAAAAACTTCTTCAAGGACTGGAGAAAG GAAATGACCTCTGAAGAGAAGAGCACTATCACCAACCTCAGCAAGTGTGACTTCACCCACATGAGCCAGTATTTCAAAGCTCAGTCGGAAGCTAGGAAACAGATGTccaaggaggagaaacag AAAATCAAAGAGGAGAACGAGCGGCTATTGAAGGAGTATGGTTACTGTGTGATGGACAACCACAAGGAGAGGATTGCCAACTTTAAGATTGAGCCCCCAGGTCTCTTCCGAGGTCGTGGGAACCATCCCAAAATGGGGATGTTGAAGAGGCGCATCATGCCCGAAGACATCATCATAAACTGCAGCAA GGATTCCAAAATCCCTGCCCCTCCGCCAGGACACAAATGGAAGGAGGTTCGGCATGATAACAAGGTGACCTGGCTGGTGTCATGGACTGAGAACATCCAAGGCTCTATCAAATACATCATGTTGAACCCTAGCTCAAGAATTAAG GGTGAGAAGGACTGGCAGAAGTATGAGACAGCTCGGAGGTTGAAGAAGTGTGTAGATAAAATCCGGAATCAATACCGAGAAGACTGGAAATCCAAAGAGATGAAAGTACGGCAGAGGGCTGTGGCACTGTACTTCATTGATAAG CTTGCCCTGAGAGCTGGTaatgaaaaagaagaaggagAGACAGCTGACACCGTgggctgctgctctctgagaGTAGAGCACATCAAGCTGCATCCTGAGCTGGATGGGCAGGAATACGTGGTTGAGTTCGACTTCCTCGGGAAGGACTCCATCCGATACTACAACAAGGTCCCTGTGGAGAAGAGG GTGTTTAAGAATCTTCAGCTGTTCATGGAGAACAAGCAGCCTGAGGATGACCTCTTTGACCGCCTCAAT ACCAGTATCTTAAATAAACACCTTCAAGACCTTATGGAGGGACTGACAGCCAAGGTATTCCGTACTTACAATGCCTCCATCACGCTACAGCAGCAGCTCAAGGAGCTCACGAATC CGGATGACAACATCCCAGCAAAGATCCTGTCCTACAACCGTGCCAACAGAGCGGTGGCCATTCTGTGTAACCACCAGAGAGCTCCGCCCAAAACCTTCGAGAAGTCCATGATGAACCTGCAGAGCAAG ATTGATGCCAAGAAGGAGCAATTAGCTGATGCCAGGAGGGAACTGAAAAGCGCCAAAGCTGATGCCAAGGTCCGGAGGGATGAGAAGTCTAAAAA GACAGTGgagagcaagaagaaagcagtgCAGAGGATCGAGGAGCAACTGATGAAGCTGGAGGTTCAGGCTACAGATAGGGAGGAGAACAAGCAGATTGCTTTGGGCACCTCCAAACTCAACTATCTGGATCCCAGGATCTCTGTTGCTTG gtgtAAGAAGTGGGGAATTCCTATAGAGAAGATTTATAACAAAACCCAACGAGAGAAATTTGCCTGGGCTATCGACATGGCAGAGGAAGACTATGAGTTTTAA